The Bacteroidota bacterium DNA window TACACTACTGCCTTCCTTTCTTTAAAGGATATCTCATATTGTAATTTACAGAAATTTTTCCTTTCGAAATATTCGTAAGCTTGCCTTTTAGCAATCTTTTTTTCAACCCCGACAATTTATCTGTAAATAATACTCCTTCAATATGATCGTACTCATGTTGTATTACTCTTGAGGCTATTCCGCTTATTTCATCACGGTGAAACTCCCAATTTTCATCATAATACTCAATTACAATTGTTTCCGGACGAAATACATCTTCGTGAACATCTGGAATAGTAAGACACCCTTCGTTAAAGCCCCATTCTTCACCGGAAGTTTCAACTATTTGAGCATTAATAAAAACCTTTTTATAATCCTTAAGCTTCTCATAATCTTCTTCGTCTTCCTCAGCAAACGGACTTGCATCAACCACAAACAATCTTATTGCACGCCCAATTTGAGGTGCTGCCAGACCTACTCCGCTAGCATTGTACATCGTATCGTACATATTTTTGATAAGTTCATCCAATTTTGGATAATCTTTATCAATCTCAACTCCCTCTTTTCTTAAAACCGGGTCGCCATAAGCTACAATCGGTAATATCATATTCTAAAAAAATAACATTAATTCTATTTACTCTTCTGTGTTCTTAAAAACCCTTACTGTCGAGATATGACTGCAAAATAATAGTTGCACTTATCTTATCTATCAGACCCTTGTTTCGTCTTGCTTTCTTACCAATACCACTGTCGATCATTGTTTGGAATGCCATTTTCGACGTATAACGTTCATCAAATCGTTTAATAACAACATCAGGGAATTTTTTCTCTAATTCTTCAATAAACATCTTTATTTCTCTCTCGCTTTCAGAGGGAGTACCATCTTTCTGCTTCGGCTCACCAATAATAATTTCATCGACTTGCTCTCTCCCCAGATACTCATCCAAAAAAACGAATACCTTCTCATTTTCAACAGTTTCAAGAGCTGATGCAATTATTTGAAGCGGATCGGTTTCTGCTAAACCTATCCTTTTTGTCCCAAAATCTATTGCTAGTAATCGTCCCATATATGCTTTTAAAAAACAGTCCGCAAAATTACTTCTTTTTTTTCTAAAAGATCAATATTACGCATATAAATTAGTCAAACTCAAATATACTATTGATAAAGTCGCAATACAAACCTGCCTCCCGGATGGTAAATGACTGAAAACAGCATAAACATACTAAATGTTATAAATACAACATATTGTATGTTTTTCATTAATATATACTTCTTTACATTACATAATAAAAACAATTTATATTTTTACCACATAATAAATTAACACACAGATTAATTTTACGCACACATGACGGAATTACGAAACATTATTGAGCAGGCT harbors:
- the ruvX gene encoding Holliday junction resolvase RuvX — encoded protein: MGRLLAIDFGTKRIGLAETDPLQIIASALETVENEKVFVFLDEYLGREQVDEIIIGEPKQKDGTPSESEREIKMFIEELEKKFPDVVIKRFDERYTSKMAFQTMIDSGIGKKARRNKGLIDKISATIILQSYLDSKGF
- the def gene encoding peptide deformylase, producing the protein MILPIVAYGDPVLRKEGVEIDKDYPKLDELIKNMYDTMYNASGVGLAAPQIGRAIRLFVVDASPFAEEDEEDYEKLKDYKKVFINAQIVETSGEEWGFNEGCLTIPDVHEDVFRPETIVIEYYDENWEFHRDEISGIASRVIQHEYDHIEGVLFTDKLSGLKKRLLKGKLTNISKGKISVNYNMRYPLKKGRQ